A stretch of the uncultured Desulfobacter sp. genome encodes the following:
- a CDS encoding DnaJ domain-containing protein, whose product MSTLVKFVLILLGLAYLISPADLIPEMYLPWIGWIDDSLVLMCLYHLIRYGSLPSFLFKKGNKQSSRKNAKDSGTAGTFKQGAQNRSSSSSNTTGQSTKRESSAKNSGLKSPYEILGVDKSASWAEIQTAYKNKAKQYHPDKLSHLGEEFSNLANEKFLEIQQAYAELKSIYNR is encoded by the coding sequence ATGTCCACCCTGGTTAAATTTGTACTGATTCTGCTGGGTCTTGCCTATCTTATTTCGCCTGCGGATCTCATTCCTGAAATGTATCTGCCTTGGATTGGCTGGATAGATGACAGTCTGGTTCTAATGTGTCTGTATCATCTGATCCGATATGGCAGCCTGCCCTCCTTTTTATTTAAAAAAGGAAACAAACAATCGTCTAGAAAAAACGCGAAAGATTCTGGAACTGCCGGTACATTTAAACAAGGGGCACAAAACCGATCGTCAAGCAGTTCCAACACAACCGGCCAGTCAACAAAAAGGGAAAGCTCAGCCAAAAACAGCGGCCTTAAATCCCCATATGAAATCCTTGGTGTGGACAAATCTGCGTCCTGGGCTGAAATACAAACTGCATATAAAAACAAGGCCAAGCAATACCACCCGGACAAGCTTTCCCACCTGGGTGAAGAGTTTTCAAATCTTGCCAATGAAAAGTTTTTAGAAATTCAACAGGCATATGCAGAACTCAAATCAATTTATAATAGGTAA